The following nucleotide sequence is from Streptomyces leeuwenhoekii.
TCGCCGCTCGACCACACCCCCGGCATCGCGGAGCCGGCGCAGGAGGTAGTCGAGGTAGGTGGGCATGTCGATCAGTGGCACGGTGAACCGGTAGCCCGCCGTGAACCCGGCTGGCAATTCGGCTCGCTCGCACGGTCGGAAACCCGGCAAAGTGGTGGCCCAGTCCGGCGCGGCTTCGGCCGTGCGGGATGCCTCGATGCCACTGGTGAGCCGGACGCCCGTCGCCGGGTCCTGGGCCAGCTCGCGGAAGATCTCCAGGGACCGTTGTCCCCACTGGTCGACCTTGTCCTTCGGCTCGACCAGGTAAGGCCCCCACATCGCCCCGGCCGCCAGCGACGTGACCCCCGGCACCTGCTCGGCGATCACGTGCACCGAGGCCCCGGCCTCGGCGAGAACAACGGCCGTGGTGAGCCCAGCCACCCCAGCCCCGACAACGACAACGCGCTCCCCTGCGGTCATGACCCTGACCCTAACTGCCGGGTTGCGTCGATGGGGCGTGTTGGGCGAGGGCGTCCTCCAGGGCTGGCAGGAAGCCACGCACGTGAGGGTTGCGCTGACGGCGGCGGAGGTCGGCGGCAAGCTGGTGGAGCAGCGCCGCGCTGCGAGGCGAGCGGACGACATCGAGGCGGTCGGCGGCGATCTGGCCGATCTCGCAGGCTGCCTCCAGGTCTCCGTGGGCGCTGTGGCCCAGGGCCAGCCAGGCTCCCTCGAACATGGCTCGGCGCTGGCTGGGGTCGCCGCGCGGGACGTTGTACGCCCCGGATCTGAGCATCTCGGTCCCTTGGGCGAGGAAGCGGCGGCTCTTCTTTCCGCTCTCCGCCTTCTGCTGTGCACGACCCATCTGGATGAGGCCGTAACCGGCCTGACAGTCCAGGTGGTTGTCGGTGAGGAAGTACATCCAGCGGGGCTCTTCTTGGCCGCCGTCCCGGCTTGCGATCAGTTCGCGGGCAGCGCCACGTGTGTGGGCGAAGTCGTTGTCACGGCCGGCGGCGGCGTACGCGTAGGCGAGCCGGGACAGGACGGACGCCCGGACGGCCAGCGGGGCGGCGTCACTCGCACGGCGGGCGGCCTCTCCGAGGGCGATGGCGTCCGCGGGGTGTCCTCGACTCGCCGCCTGGAAGGAGAGGTCGCCCAGGATGTGGGCGCATAGGGGAAGATCGTTTACCTGATGCGCGGCCCGGAGCGACGTGACGAAGTAGCGCTGCGCCAGTCCGTGATCGGCCGCGTCGAAGGCCATCCAGCCGGCCAGCTGGCCGATCTCCGCGAGCGCGCGGATCAGACGGCTCGCGACAGCCGGAGAGTGGCCGCCTTCGCGAATCAGCAGCCCGACAGCCCGGAACTGTGCTCCGACGTAGGGCAGATGACGTGCCCCTCCGTGCTCGTCGTCGAGCAACTGGAGCATGGGAAGGTGCTGCTCGACCTGGTCCACGAGCGGATCGGTGCCGAGCGACGACGTCATTCGGGGCGTGTACTGGCCGCGTCCCGCGGTGCCGTCGAGGTACTGGGCGACGATCGCGAGGAGTCCCGCGCCTGAGATCGCGAGGAACCGGCGGCGGTCGACGAGCCCTCCCATCACCCAGTCCTCCACAATCGCCTCCATGCCCTGCGTGGTCCAAGGCCGCGCGAGATCCGTGTTTGCGGGGACCAGCGCTGACGAGTCGCCCACACGGCCCTGCCACAGTTCGGCTACCGAGACATTCCTACCCAGCTCCTGGGAGAGCACGTAGGCGGCCATCATCGGCAATGGCGAGCGCGGCAGGGAGCCGACGTCCCGCCAGTGGTACGGCGCCGACTCGGCCACCGTCCCCGCGCCGAACACTCGGTTGAGCTTGCGAGCGAGCGCCTTCGGGCTCCACCCGAGTTCGTCGAGGCACCCCGCCAGTACGGCGTTGGGTTCACCTGTCTGCGGCGGCACGTCCGACCACCTTTCGCTCCAGTGGTTTGGCTGTCACTTCGCGGGCCCCATGGTGATGCCCCTGGGCGGGCGATTCACCACCGCCTTATGGAAGTTGACCGAGTTGACCCACTGATCGGGTCCTGTGTGACCGGCCCGTTCCTGTGTTCTTGGATCCCGGCGGAGGCGCCCGTCTTCCGAGCCGACGGAGAAAGAGGTGGGCCTTGAGACAGCACACGAGCATCCCCTCAGCCCGACCGGGCGGTGTGCTGGACCGTGACGCCGGACAACCAGCCTCCGACCCGGGACGCGAGCTCGTCGCTGACGACGGCACGACCACGCTGATCACAGATCTGCCGTACGGACCGGAAGCGGCCAGGTGGCCCGGGGCGCCGTGACGCTGGCGCTGCGTGGCAGTGAGACGGACGTGCTTGCTGATGCCCGCTTGATCGGCTCGGAGCTCGCGACGAACGCCTTCATCTCGGGCAGTCCGCCGTTGGTTCTGTGCGTCGACCGCAGGAGCCTGGCCGGCGGCGGCCTGGAGATCGAGATCACCGTCACCGACGGCGGCTGCTCCCGTCCCGCGCCGACTTCTCCTACCGCCCCCTATGAGCAGGCCGAATCAGGACGGGGCCTCATCATCGTCGCTGCCTTGGCCGATGCCTGGTCGCTGACGACTGGCAGCAGCGGCTCTCGCGCCTGGTGCCGACTCACCCATAGGCCGTGCTCTTCGTCCGCCGGTGCCTGATGTCCACGCCGGGAGAAGCCCGTCCGCCAAGGAGGTAACAAATAGTGCGCATCGACCATGCGACCCCACCACCCCCGCCCACGACCGCGCCGGAGGCCGCTCGCCAGCCCCGGGTCGTCGTCGCTCTCCACGAGGGCTTCTACGGCGCGGAGTCAGGCACCGGCTTCAGCAACCGCGCCTTCCTCACGGCACTGGCCCGGCTCCTGCCGACAGGCCGCCTCTCGGTGATCACCCCGCACATGCCGGAGACCGCGGGAGCGCACAATCAGCGGTGGGCCGGCGAGGTGCGGCAGATGCTGCGACAGGCTGAGGCCGAGGTCATCACGATCCCGAAGGTCCAAGCCCCCCCGGACTCGGTCCGCGGTTCGATCCAGCTGTCCGGCCTGGCGGGCGAGGCGGCCATGCGCATCGCCGCTCGCGCGAGCCAGTGCCTCCTCATCGGCCTCGACATCCCGTTCCTCGGGCTCGCCCCCTACACGTCGCCGACCACGGATCTGCTACTCGTGCCCCGCTCCACAACCGCGCTGACGCGGCCCAAGGATGTTTCCCGCGTCCGCTGGGAGCGCGACGCTCTGCGCGCGGCGACCCTCCGAGGCGGACGCGTCGGGGCCATCTCCTCCCATATGCGAGGCCATCTCGTCGTCAACTACGCCGTCCCTCGGGAGAGTATCGTGGACCTCCCGAACGGGCTGATCCGTGAAGAGATGGTCAGGCCGGCCATGGCCCTGCCTCTGCCTTTCAACGCCCGCGCCGGATTCCTTCTCGCCATGGGCCGCGCGGTGCCGACGAAAGGCTTCGAAGACCTCCTGGAGGCGTTGCGCCTGCTGAAGGAACGCGGGGTCCCCGTTCCTCACCTGCTGCTGGCTGCCGTGACCTCGGAGGAACACAAGCACCCCTCCTCGTACCAGCAGGACCTGGCGGCACACATCCGCGCGCACGATCTGGACGCGACTCTGATCACTCGCTTCACCCCCGCGATCCGTGCCTGGCTGCACAGCCCGGCCCTGCGCGCGGTCATCGTTCCCTCTCGCGAGGAGCCCTTCGGCCGGATACCCCTGGAGGCGTTCGCAGCCGGTGCGGGCCCGGTGGTCGCGACCACGGCCGGCGGCCTGGCTCAGACCGTCATCGACGGCGAGACCGGCTTCACGGCCGCACCGCAGGACCCCAGGTCCCTGGCGTCCGCCCTGCACCGGGCCCTGACCGTCCTGCCCCGAGAACGCGATCGGCTCCGGAGCGCCGGGGCGGCCCTGGTGCGCTCCCGCCACGACTACGAGGCCAGCGTCGGTTCCGTCATGGACCGCATCGCCCCTTGGGCGCTGGCGCGGTCAGCCACCGCGGAGGGCCGCGCGCGATGAGCCGGCCGGTGGTGCTGATCAGTCTGGAGTCCCCGCACTCCTTCTGGCGGCTGTCCTGCGAGCACGAGCATGCGCTGTCCGCCGCCTTCCCCGGCCTTGAGTTCCGCAGGGCGACCGAGGAGGCCGTGTCGCACCAGCTGGCCGACGCACACGTCTACTTCGGGTGGCGATTCGCCCCCTCGTGGCTGTTCGCCGCGCCACATCTGAAGTGGATCGCTTCCCCGGCCGCCGGCACCGACCATCTGCCCGTCGCCGAGGCGCACTCCGTCGGGGTGGCCCTGACCCGCTCCTACGGCTTCCACGGCAGGCCCATGGCCGAGCACGCCATGGGCCTGGTCCTGGGCTTCTCCCGCGGGCTGTTCATCAGCCAGCGCGTCCAGCGGAACCGTGCCTGGTGGAAGGACGACCTGGCCGAGGAGTTCTTCGACCTGGCGGGGGCGACGATGGCCATCGTCGGCTGCGGCAGCGTCGGACGCCACCTCGCCCAGGCCGCTCGGGCCTTCGGCATGAACGTCATCGGAGTGCGCCGGACACCACCTGTGACTTCCCAGGGCGGGATCACATGGGTGCACACGACGGCAGTGCACCAGGCGGTGTCCATCGCCGACGTAGTGGTCGATCTGCTGCCCGCGACCCCGGCGACGGACCGCTACTTCGACCACAACCTCTTCTCCGCGTGCAAGCCCCGCTCTCTCTTCCTCAACCTCGGCCGCTCGGCAACCGTCGACCAGTCGGCCCTCCTGGCCTCCCTCGACACCGGCCACCTGCGCGGCGCGGCCCTGGACGTGTTCGATCCGAAACCGCTGCCCGCCCGCCATCCGCTGCGGCTCCACCCCCGGGTCGTACTCACCCCGAAAAGCTCGGTGTTCTGCCACGCGTACATGGACGAGGCGGTGGCGTTCTTCGCCGACAACCTGCACCGCTATCTCTCGGGCCAGCCCCTCAACGGCCTGGCCGAGGCGCCCGCCACCCGCTCTCCGCTCGTAGGAGGCTGACCAATGCCCACCGCAGACCACGACGACCTGGCCGCCGCCTTCGCCGCCGCAGGCCGCAACCACCCCTACCTGGCCTTCACCCTGAACTCGCTGTGCAACCTGGACTGCGTGTTCTGCAAGCCCCGGTGCATGCCGGACTACGGGCACAAGGACCGGCCCCTGACCGCCTCCGACTACGCGGCCATCGCCACCGAGGCCGGGGCCTGGGAGATCAGGAAGGCGCACTGCTCCGGCGGTGAACCGACCCTCCGAGCCGACATCCTCGACGTCATCGCGGGCCTCGCCGACGGCCTCGGGCCCGACGCCGCGATCGGCATGACCAGCCACGGCAACCTGCGCCGGGGGCTGAGCGTCGACCAGCTCCACGACGCCGGCCTGACCTACCTCAACCTCAGCCTCCACAGCCTCGACCCGGCGCGGTCCGCCGCGATCATGGGCGGCGGCGACCCGCGCACCACCCGGAGCACCCTCGACGCCGCCCTCTCCCTCGGTCTGCGAGTGAAGATCAACTGCGTTCTTCAGCGCACCTACCTGGACGACGCCTTCGCCGTGGCCCAACTCGCCCGCGACCTGCCCATCGCCGTCCGCCTGATCGAACTCCAGAACATCGGCCCCGCCCAGGCGCTCTTCGACACCGAGTTCATCACCGAGGCAGAGGTCCGCGACCGTCTCCACGAGTGGTTCGCGGACGCCGGCGAAGTCCCCCGGGACCAGCTGGGCGTCCGCAGCCCCGGTCAGTACCTCCGCCCCGACGGCTGGGCAGGGTCGATCGGCTTCATCTCCAACTCCAGCTGCGCCACCTGCTCCGACGCCAACCGAATCAAGATCACGCCCACCGGAGTGGCACGACCCTGCATCCTGCACAACCGCGACATCCCCCTGAAGCCCCGCCTCGCCGACGGCACCCTCGGCGACGCCTTCGCTCACCTCTTCCAGGCCATGCTCGACCGCAACACCAACGACGCCTGGCAGGGCTTCCACTACGTCGACTACGACCTGCGCTGGGACCGGATGGAGCGCCCGGAAGGCACCCCGGTCCTGCCCCTGCTGCCCGTCCTCCCCACGGGGGCGGCCGGCCCCTCCTGCGCCCGCGTCTCCACCGGGGAGCGGTGATGATCGTGGTCGACGCGCCGCCTCTCTACCAGGAGCTCGGCGCTCTGTACGAAGGCGAGCTGGACGCTCACGGCGTCGGGGCCGTGATGCTCACCCACAAGTGGCAGCCGGCCGACCTGCTGGCTCCGCACTCCGACATCGACG
It contains:
- a CDS encoding carph-isopro domain-containing protein, giving the protein MPPQTGEPNAVLAGCLDELGWSPKALARKLNRVFGAGTVAESAPYHWRDVGSLPRSPLPMMAAYVLSQELGRNVSVAELWQGRVGDSSALVPANTDLARPWTTQGMEAIVEDWVMGGLVDRRRFLAISGAGLLAIVAQYLDGTAGRGQYTPRMTSSLGTDPLVDQVEQHLPMLQLLDDEHGGARHLPYVGAQFRAVGLLIREGGHSPAVASRLIRALAEIGQLAGWMAFDAADHGLAQRYFVTSLRAAHQVNDLPLCAHILGDLSFQAASRGHPADAIALGEAARRASDAAPLAVRASVLSRLAYAYAAAGRDNDFAHTRGAARELIASRDGGQEEPRWMYFLTDNHLDCQAGYGLIQMGRAQQKAESGKKSRRFLAQGTEMLRSGAYNVPRGDPSQRRAMFEGAWLALGHSAHGDLEAACEIGQIAADRLDVVRSPRSAALLHQLAADLRRRQRNPHVRGFLPALEDALAQHAPSTQPGS
- a CDS encoding ATP-binding protein; translation: MTLALRGSETDVLADARLIGSELATNAFISGSPPLVLCVDRRSLAGGGLEIEITVTDGGCSRPAPTSPTAPYEQAESGRGLIIVAALADAWSLTTGSSGSRAWCRLTHRPCSSSAGA
- a CDS encoding glycosyltransferase family 4 protein; this translates as MRIDHATPPPPPTTAPEAARQPRVVVALHEGFYGAESGTGFSNRAFLTALARLLPTGRLSVITPHMPETAGAHNQRWAGEVRQMLRQAEAEVITIPKVQAPPDSVRGSIQLSGLAGEAAMRIAARASQCLLIGLDIPFLGLAPYTSPTTDLLLVPRSTTALTRPKDVSRVRWERDALRAATLRGGRVGAISSHMRGHLVVNYAVPRESIVDLPNGLIREEMVRPAMALPLPFNARAGFLLAMGRAVPTKGFEDLLEALRLLKERGVPVPHLLLAAVTSEEHKHPSSYQQDLAAHIRAHDLDATLITRFTPAIRAWLHSPALRAVIVPSREEPFGRIPLEAFAAGAGPVVATTAGGLAQTVIDGETGFTAAPQDPRSLASALHRALTVLPRERDRLRSAGAALVRSRHDYEASVGSVMDRIAPWALARSATAEGRAR
- a CDS encoding D-2-hydroxyacid dehydrogenase, with amino-acid sequence MSRPVVLISLESPHSFWRLSCEHEHALSAAFPGLEFRRATEEAVSHQLADAHVYFGWRFAPSWLFAAPHLKWIASPAAGTDHLPVAEAHSVGVALTRSYGFHGRPMAEHAMGLVLGFSRGLFISQRVQRNRAWWKDDLAEEFFDLAGATMAIVGCGSVGRHLAQAARAFGMNVIGVRRTPPVTSQGGITWVHTTAVHQAVSIADVVVDLLPATPATDRYFDHNLFSACKPRSLFLNLGRSATVDQSALLASLDTGHLRGAALDVFDPKPLPARHPLRLHPRVVLTPKSSVFCHAYMDEAVAFFADNLHRYLSGQPLNGLAEAPATRSPLVGG
- a CDS encoding radical SAM protein, which gives rise to MPTADHDDLAAAFAAAGRNHPYLAFTLNSLCNLDCVFCKPRCMPDYGHKDRPLTASDYAAIATEAGAWEIRKAHCSGGEPTLRADILDVIAGLADGLGPDAAIGMTSHGNLRRGLSVDQLHDAGLTYLNLSLHSLDPARSAAIMGGGDPRTTRSTLDAALSLGLRVKINCVLQRTYLDDAFAVAQLARDLPIAVRLIELQNIGPAQALFDTEFITEAEVRDRLHEWFADAGEVPRDQLGVRSPGQYLRPDGWAGSIGFISNSSCATCSDANRIKITPTGVARPCILHNRDIPLKPRLADGTLGDAFAHLFQAMLDRNTNDAWQGFHYVDYDLRWDRMERPEGTPVLPLLPVLPTGAAGPSCARVSTGER